TGTCGAAACCCAGAGTGACACCCGTCAACTTATTGAACTCAAGAAACGGATATCTGAACTTGAACGCATCATTGGTCAAAAGCAAATACTCATTGATTTTCAGGATAAGATGATAGAGTTAGCAGAAGAAACCTATGGAGTGGATATTAAAAAAAAATTCTTTTCCACACCATCCAGTACTTCTGGGCAAACCGGAAAGTGATGGCTTACAGCTTAAACAAACTCTATCAAAGTATCGGAGTAAGCAAACAGGCTTTTCATCAGCGCATGGACAGATACCTGCAAGAACGCTCTATTGAAGAACAAATTCTAATGTTAGTATATCGTGTCCGTGAGGATCATCCTACGATGGGATTACGCGATATGTATTTCAAAATAGCTCCCATTGATATGGGCAGGGATCGTTTTGAAATACTTTGTAAGGAATCCGGCTTAATGGTGGAGCGCACACATAACTTGCGAAAAACCACCGATAGTTCGGGTGTAATCCGGTTTGATAATCTGCTGATCGGATTGGTTATTAATAAACCCAATCAGGTTTGGCAAAGTGATATTACTTACTTTGATCTCAACGGAAAGTTTTATTACATAACCTTTATCATGGACGCTTTCTCCAGAGTAATTGTGGGTCATGCCATTTCACAACGATTAAAGACCGAACAAACTACTTTGCCTGCTTTACAAAAAGCAATCAAATCCTGCATGGATTTGAATATATGTATTCATGCGCTTATTTTTCATTCTGACGGAGGTGGGCAGTATTATGATAAAGATTTCCTGAAACTGACTGAAAAATACAAAATCAGAAACAGTATGTGTCAATATCCCTGGGAGAATGGAAAAGCTGAACGCATTAACGGCATTATTAAAAACAACTATCTAATTCATAGAGTTATCAATTCTTTCGAACAATTACAGATAGAGGTTGACCGAAGTGTGTTTCTTTACAATACCCAAAAACCGCATAGTAAGTTACAACGAAAAAGTCCAAAGCAGTTCGAAAATGAATATTTTTGTATGGCTAATTATACTGAACATGTAAACACTGACTCTAAGGAGTCAAATTGTTGATAACGAGAATAACTTTCTTGACGCTTCGCTAAAAGTTATTGCCCATTATCAACAATAGTTGCATTATCATCATTTTGTTCTGAAAGTATAGATGAAAAAAATAGGTAACAAAACGGTCAACGATATTCAGGCATGGACATCAATTGACAATGGACAATGGACAGTTGACAATGAAAATCTGGAAGTTAAAGAAGATACAGGAAGATGAGAAGATAACTATTCAGTAGATAGTAGCAATCAAATTACTGAATAACAGAATGACTGAGTGACGGAATAACAGAATAACTGATAAAACAGTAGGAAGTTACAGGAAGAACCGGGAAATCGGCAATCTGGTTAATCTAAAATTTCCATAGCAGATTGTCTTGGTTCTTGACTCTTGGTTCTTGGCTCTTTTGAATAGCAGTGTCAAAGCCGTCTATATCAAGAGAGGGATAAGAA
The sequence above is drawn from the Microbacter margulisiae genome and encodes:
- a CDS encoding IS3 family transposase gives rise to the protein MAYSLNKLYQSIGVSKQAFHQRMDRYLQERSIEEQILMLVYRVREDHPTMGLRDMYFKIAPIDMGRDRFEILCKESGLMVERTHNLRKTTDSSGVIRFDNLLIGLVINKPNQVWQSDITYFDLNGKFYYITFIMDAFSRVIVGHAISQRLKTEQTTLPALQKAIKSCMDLNICIHALIFHSDGGGQYYDKDFLKLTEKYKIRNSMCQYPWENGKAERINGIIKNNYLIHRVINSFEQLQIEVDRSVFLYNTQKPHSKLQRKSPKQFENEYFCMANYTEHVNTDSKESNC